In Cicer arietinum cultivar CDC Frontier isolate Library 1 chromosome 7, Cicar.CDCFrontier_v2.0, whole genome shotgun sequence, the genomic window TTACTCAGGTGTAACTGATATACATAAAAACCAGTTAGCTTATTTACAAATCGGTTTCATACTTCCATAACAATCTTCTAGTAATGCTGATTGAACCTGCCATAGCATGTACAGTACTATTGTTAGTTGTTTATGCTAGTAATCTAGCAAGTTTTAATGTTCAAAGCGTCTTTCTATTTCGCTAATGTACATAAAATGTTCTGATTATATTGCTTGTAAACTGACTgaatgatttttggttttagATTGTTGGTGGCATTTGGGCAGACAAAGTTGGTGGGAAGCTAGTACTAGGTTTTGGAGTTGTATGGTGGTCAATTGCTACCATTTTAACTCCTATTGCCGCAAAACTTGGCCTGCCGTATCTGCTTGTTATGCGTGCCTTTATGGGAATTGGCGAGGTTAGTCCATTCTATTGCTGTACAAATAATTCAAtcaaatgaaagatattttctTGTTGGAGTGGTCTTATGTTAATATGTTCAAAGTTCATGCTAaagatataaatgatttttGCTCTTATAATTAGGCAACATTTTCTGATTCTTTGTTTTCAGGGGGTTGCCATGCCTGCAATGAATAATATACTTTCCAAGTGGGTTCCAGTATCAGAGAGGAGCAGATCACTTGCGCTAGTATATAGTGGAATGTACCTCGGTTCTGTAACAGGCTTGGCATTCTCACCTTTTCTAATCCACAAATTTGGGTGGCCATCTGTGTTTTACTCATTTGGATCACTTGGAAGTATCTGGTTCGCCCTGTGGTTGAGAAAGGTAAGTCAGCTTTAGCATTTTCGATGATATCCACTAATGTATCTGTTTCTGATTGGAGAAATGCTATAATAAGAAATCAATCATTTCTACTTTGCCAACCATATGAAGTATATTTATGTGTTTTGTGCTCGTTTAGGGGCCATCTCGTGAAGTGTTTCATAACATATGATTGAATATAtgactaatttataaaatttatgtttatgcAAGTCAGTGTTTCTTTTATTGGATGTATGAGTAAATAGTTATCTTGTGCAATATGTTTGCCATTTTACCATAGAATGTATAAATGTGAAATCCGTGTCCAGGCATACAGCACGCCAAAAGAAGATCCAGATCTTGGGGTGGAGGAGAAAAGGCTTATACTCGGAGGCAGCGTATCAAAAGAACCTGTGTCAGTTATTCCTTGGAAATTGATTTTATCAAAACCACCTGTTTGGGCTTTAATAGTCTCTCACTTCTGCCACAATTGGGGGACATTTATTCTATTAACCTGGATGCCTACATACTACAATCAGGTACTTACCTGTTCATATTTTTGCATGGTATTGATAAATGCATTTAGAATATGAATGTTCTTGACGATTGTTCTATAACATCTCAAACCTTTTCAAGtaggaaagaaaagaaaccacATTGCTTACATCCATAATATAAAAACTATGTTTGGATTCACGTTTTCCTAGCTTGGCTCACATCCCAAAGTCAGTGTGTGAGAAGCAGGAAATTAGAGCTTCATTTTGGATGTGGTTTTGGTTACATTTGAACGCAAAAACAAAacatactaatatatatatatatatatataNNNNNNNNNNNNNNNNNNNNNNNNNNNNNNNNNNNNNNNNNNNNNNNNNNNNNNNNNNNNNNNNNNNNNNNNNNNNNNNNNNNNNNNNNNNNNNNNNNNNNNNNNNNNNNNNNNNNNNNNNNNNNNNNNNNNNNNNNNNNNNNNNNNNNNNNNNNNNNNNNNNNNNNNNNNNNNNNNNNNNNNNNNNNNNNNNNNNNNNNNNNNNNNNNNNNNNNNNNNNNNNNNNNNNNNNNNNNNNNNNNNNNNNNNNNNNNNNNNNNNNNNNNNNNNNNNNNNNNNNNNNNNNNNNNNNNNNNNNNNNNNNNNNNNNNNNNNNNNNNNNNNNNNNNNNNNNNNNNNNNNNNNNNNNNNNNNNNNNNNNNNNNNNNNNNNNNNNNNNNNNNNNNNNNNNNNNNtatatatatatatatatatatatatacatatattttttttctacttgTGGAGGTGTGGCATACGCATCCAAGTGTCTGTATAGTTCTGCTTCTATTTGCATGATACTGATAGAATTTTGTGCATTACATTCTCCATTGTTTTCAATCAAGCTGACCTTCATTTGGCTGCACATTTTTGTCCATTGGTAAAAGTGTTGTTTGTTATTTTGAACTCCTTGAATGTTGAGTTACATCTTAATACTTGCTCTCAATTCTGTTAAAGTTGATCAGAAACTATTTATATTACTTGGTAATTTCTCTACAATTAGATATGTTCAGACTAGAATGTGATCAATGTCTTAACCTTACTTGAATGGTTAGTTGATTTAAACAGATAAATTCGACGAATGAACTTTGTGGGTTATTTTCTCAGGTTTTGAAGTTCAACCTCACGGAGTCTGGGCTTTTATGTGTCCTTCCATGGTTAACCATGGCCATTTTTGCAAATATAGGAGGTTGGATTGCTGACACACTTGTGAGCAAAGGTCTTTCCATAACAACTGTTCGGAAGGCAAGAAAATCATActtttgtttcttaattttttcataCATTGCCAACTCATATACAGCTATAACATATGTGTTCAGTAAATTGTTTTAGTCGTAGACTACAACTAACTGCCTAACGTGGAAGCCAGTATTTATTAATATGACAATGTACAGGAGTATTGAGTTTCCTTTTCcaccttttaaaataatttttctttaactGTTCCTTTATTTGGCAGATCATGCAATCGATCGGGTTTCTGGGTCCTGCATTTTTTCTAACACTACTAAGCCATGTCAGAACACCCGCCATGGCAGTACTGTGCATGTCTTGCAGTCaggtttgaatttttttctttctaattcaTTCTGATATAAAACATATATGCCTATAAAGCATGTTTGCAGAAGTTTTGAGTGTTGCAGAGTTACCTAATATAAACCACAATCTTTTAATTCCTTTACAGGGATGTGATGCATTCTCACAATCTGGTCTATATTCCAATCACCAAGACATTGGACCACGATATGCTGTGagtttctattttaatatttgtcaaAGTTCTGTACTTCTTTTAAAAGAAAGCAAAAGATGTCAGAAAACCAGAAATAAAGTGATTGATCATCCTAAATATTAAGGTGTTGTTATGGTCTTCTTGCTCAAGTTGTATATAGTGACCTTTTATTGCGAATTGCCAAAAGACTGATGCCAATTGCCAAAATCACTTAACTATGTGTCTGTCACAGTCAATCACTTAAACATCTATTTCCCTTATTTGTTTCGTGATTAATGAAGTCGTCAGTCTGTATTACCCCACAAGTCACTAGTACCATTAGCATCTTGATCATCTAGATCAAGTAGATTTATCTATTCATTCAACATGTCTATCCGAGTACATGAAATCTTGAGACAAAAGTTTTCAATTATACAAGTTTGTtctggttttattttttttatccattatatttgtatgtgaattctaactattttaaaataccaGGGAGTGTTGCTGGGACTATCGAATACCGCAGGAGTGCTTGCTGGCGTCTTTGGTACCGCTGCGACTGGATACATACTCCAACGAGGTGAGGATTCTTCCACTTTCAATCAAAACCTTTTTTCTTGTTGAGAGGCAGTTTGTTTaaaattgttttgttgttgcagGTTCATGGAATGATGTATTCAAAGTCTCTGTTGTATTGTACATAATTGGCACTTTGGTCTGGAATATCTTTTCGACTGGTGAGAAAATTCTAGACTAAAGAATCTTATAATGTCAAGGAAGGTATAAGGCTATACACGCCATAGAGAGATTACAAAGAGGGAAACGAAAAGATGGAACAAAAATCAGAGGCCAAATATGTTAAGCACTTGGAAACATAAAAGCACCTTGCAGAAATAGAAGAGAACcactatcaatttttttgatgATCCACTAGCTAGGCCTTTATATTTTTACTAGAAATCTTGGACTAACATGCCTTGTCCCATGATCTAAATTAAATGCTTTTTGTATAGATAGTTTGTGGGTAGTTTCTGCCCTTATAACCTCATTCAagcatatttatttatatttatacttagAATACTACATGTTATTTGACTTACTAACTCTGTCTCATCACCGTATCCGActgagaaaatatattttctcctacttaaatataagcaaaaaagtacatatttttgttcaaatttgaatcaaaatacatgtatatttttgtttatatttaagtcCGATGTAATAGGTTGCAGTTTCTTTCTGATTCAATGTCCCCTTATTATTGGTTCTTGTTGTTCTGCATTCCAACTTCCATTGTCAGTCATAGGTTAGGATCCTAGAACCAGAGTTTCATGAAGTCATATTTGCTGCAGTTGACTGCAGTGCACTTAATACATCTGGACCGTTCTATCTAAGTTGGACGATCCAGATGTGCTTGACCTTACTGCATGGACCGTTCTATCTAGATTGGACGATCCAGATGTGCTTGACCCCACTGCAGTCGGGGGCTGCTGACTTGCAGCCAATCTGGATCCGAATTTAACTAAGAACTGTGATTTCTAAACTAGCCCTTATATGTGAAATATAGATGAATTATATTGTTGAACTATAgtgatttcataaaaaaaaaataccaccATGATATAGCAGTCATGATATGAACATGACAAACTTGTTAACATACCATTAGGAATGAACGAGCCAGGACATTCTAACCCAATCATTAAAACTTTCATTAAGAAAGAAGAGCAAGACATTCTGTTATGAACATCAACATTGTTAAATGCAGCTCTTACATAATAATAATGTCGTCTGAAAGCAGTAAAATTAAAACAGAAAACATGAAAATGGagaagaaataaagaattaCAATTGAATATTTGCAAGGATTCTACAAGATGGATTGAGAGAAAGCATACATCCACCCTACAACCCCATAAAAAGAAATCAATCCACCGACAATTCTTatatgaattataaatttatataacatACCATGAATAAAATATACcctgttattttttattgtttttctctgttttttccCACCCTGTTCTCTCTTGttctataaattaattaaagctCCAATGGCTGAATTCTAAATTCTCCTCTTTTGAAAAACCAGACTAACTTCCATTGCATTTCAAATCATTGGACACTTTCCCCTGAATTTCCCCCTCCTTTTCTTTTTGGATATTTGCCAAAACACCCTTCAAATCCCTGTTGTAAACATTAACCCTGAGACCATTTTTCATGAACAAGGTGAGTGACATCTTTTGCTCCACTTGGTGGCCAGGAACCACCGCAAGACGATGGCGGAGCAGCACAGCAGCGGCAATAGACTTCATCTGAAGGTATGCCAAATCCTTCCCTAAACATATTCTAGGACCAGCATTGAAAGCAACAAACTTGAAAGAGTCATGCATGATGAACTTTGTCCCATCCAATGATAACCACCTCTCTGGTCTAAACTCCATGCAATCCTCACCCCACGTAGACTTCAACCTCCCAGCCGAATATATCGAATATGTCACCGATGATCCTGCTGGAACAAAAGTTCCATCTGGCAACACATCGTCGTTCACCACATGCTTTGAATCCTCCGGCACTGAAGGGTACAACCTCAGTGTCTCTGACAACGCAGCTTTAAGATAAACCAAACGGTCAACTTCTTCAAACCCCAACGGCTCATCCGTCCACTTTTCCATGTCAGCGCCACGTGTCTCCATCAAGACCATGCAGATCTCGGTTAGGATCTTCTCTTCCACCCTCGGATTCTGAATCACCAGCCAGAAAAACCAGCTCAATGCAACCGATGACGTGTCACGTCCAGCTAGGATGAAGTTCAACGCCACTTGTTGGAGAAACTTGTCCGAATAAGACTCTTTCTTCCTCATAAACCTAGTCAGCAAATCATCGTGAAGTGTCCCATCTTTCTGCTGACTCATCAATTCCACTTTGCGCTTCTCAATCACACTTGACAAATGCTCGTCCACAAAGGCTAGACTTCGGCTCAAGCCGACTTCCATTCCAAGCCCAAGCCATTTCTTCACCTTCCACATCACCTCAGGAAATATAAACCGCTGAAGCGTGGCTTCAGTGGCTCGGTCGAAAGCCGAAGCAAAACAATTTTCAGGGAGACCTGTAGCACAAGTCTGCGGGTCTCTTCCAAAAGCCAAGCCACAAATATTATCAAAAGTGAGCCGAAGCATCACGTCTTGTAGATCCACCGGCTCACCATGAACCTCAGCTTTCTTCAAAATCGTGCACAGGCGATCCTTGATGGCTCGGCTCACCCATCGAGCCATGGCTTGGCGCAATGTCCGCGTGGTGAATTCCAGCGCGGCCGTCTTACGCTGGAACAGCCACGTGTTACCATCAGAATTAAAGATCCCATCACCCAACAAATCATGAAACACAGCTTGCCATGTTGGTCCTTTCGGGTAATTATCAAACCGGGTCTTTAATATATGCTCTAAGTTCCTCGGGTCGCACGTGACAGTCACGAGACCTTGCTTCTTAGCTAGAAAAGGGATAGCACAGATGCAGGTCTGGTACGTGCCACCACACGCGCGGAGGTTGTCGCTGATCCAGTCATGCATACGTTCACAATTCTCAATTAAGCCTGGAAGACTGCCCAATAGTGGCCAGACACGTGGACCTCTCAATGACCGTGAGATGAACGTGAACCATAGTAAGTATGCTGTAATCGCCGTTAAAAGCAATAGAGCCGTGCAAGTTTCCATTTTAGTGGTCACAACCAACCAAACACTGTCTTAAACTTTTTGAACTTGTAGTATAGTGTTGTCACTTGTCACCCCAAGAACCAAAAGCTCAACCCTACAACAGAATTCAATcaaaagtttaatatttttttcataaataaaaaatgggaCAGTATTAATGTTGTCACAACACAAGAATTAAAAGTTCAACCCTATTAGAAAATTTAATCAAAGTTTAATATTTtcacatcaataaaaaaaagggGTAGTATTAATGTTGTCACAACATAAGAATCAAAAGCTCAAGGCAACTAGAACATTCAGTcaaaagtttaatatttttacataaataaaaaatggggTACTATTAATGTTGTCAACCCAAAAATCAAAAGCACAAGCCTACAAGAAAATTCGATGAAAGGTTTAATcttttttcataattaaaacATGGGGTAGTATTAGTGGTAATGATGTCAACCCAAAAATCAAAAGCTCAATCCTACTACAAAATTCAATGAAAACTTTAatcttttttcaaaattaaaacatgGGGTAGTAATGTAAAGTTGTCAGCCCAAGAATCGAACGGTCAAGCATATTAgaaaattcaatgaaaaatataatttagttttttacaTTCACACAAAATAGGGGTGCTTGGAAGAATGAGAAACTATAGAAGTATTTACCTTAAAGAATGATTCAATATTATTGGTTGTGAATGAAGAGCATTTTAAGAGGGTTGAGCTATAAGTTCTAAAGTTAAAAATTGGAAgaatcaaagaagaagaagaaaaattgagAGAAAGTGAGGAAGAAAGAGAGAATGAAGTGTGTATTATTATGCAATGTGAAGTGTGTAATGGAGAAGAGATTTATAGGTGAAAAAGTTAATAAGGCCAGACTGGTTTTCTTCACATTACACCGTCTATTTTTAATCTCATAAGATGTATCACTATAAATGCTCTGAGAGGTTGTTGAAAGACTTTAAAGGTGAATACACCCACCtatctcttctctctctctctctctctctctctctctctcaagaACTTTTAAGCTTATACACGTAATAGTAATACACTACTATCTAGTATACTTCTTTCTTTGTAATTTCCTTTTTCTAATTTCTTACAAGAAATTATAATGGAATTGAAACAGGGTGTTTAAGTCAGGCAAGCAATCAATGACGAGAAATAAATGAGAGTGGTTGAGAAACATGGTGAAGGGAAGAGCTAGGGAAAAATATAAGCATAAAGTTTTGGGGTCACATACTCAAATACTAACTTTTTTTAGAACAAGAGAGTGTTTCGTTTACCAATATTATTAAGTACTAGTAATATTcacattattatatatatatatatatagttgaaaacagaaagtaaaataaaataaaataaagggtTTTGCTATGTGTGGTTTAGTTATGGTTTCGGTGAGCAACCTACCAACAATTTATAACATTTATGTGGGTGACCTGTTTTCTTATCTCTATGTCATGTAAATGTATATCAaaagaataaatatatcaaaatgcaAAAGAAACAATGTATCATAGAGTTTTGATCAATTGTATCTAAGTCTCTCACGTCATAATAATTTTCAGTATTTAATTCATAGTaccaaatttgtatttatatattacgGCTAAATTATAACATTATCTCTAAACTTATGAGATAAtgtaaatatattcaaaataataaataaataaaaaatataaatgaaaaaacacACGACGTTTTATTATATAGTTCAACcaattatgtttatatttttgactacaaaataattataatatcttCCAATTATAATTTAAGAccatataatttataatatcaaatttatatttaaatactacTATCTAAATTACAACATTATCTCTAAATTCACCTCAACAAATTATCCTTTCACCACAGCCATACCCAacctgtcaaaaaaaaaaaggtgagCCATACCCAACCTATCCATTCCATACCctattataaaattgaaaaacaatttaGAATGAACAATAACAACAATTCTAGGATTCATCACAGTCGCAGAGTTGACCTACCATGATCATTTATGGTGAGATTTCAATGACCATATGCCTATATGGTTGGTTTGAGAGCAAAAGTCAAACTTAAGTTCAcataataattcaattaaaaacatTGGCTTGAGCCTTTGCTCATTCCAATGTAGTATTCTTCACGagaaatttgaattttctttttctttgtgttttttttagatattgtttatctttactttttttttggtttatctTCGCACTCTTAATCTTAAAGAGAATGAGCCTTGACAAATTCACGCACTAAGAGAGTGAGACAAGAAAAATATAGTAGTAAGTCAAAATAACACGCTAGCTagctagaaagaaaaaaattagtataGGCTATAGATAATTTTTTGCTCTATAAGTTATATATGCTTGTTCATATATAGTAATTCATACtatatattaatatcattggttAGTTTTATGATTACTCCATAATTCGTGAAATAACCTTGATAATGTAAAAAAAcgaatttatatataatttatataagatcTATTTGGAAATAATCACTTATAACTAATAgcattatttgataaatttatatttttgttaaaattttatcgtTGTTATTGTAATTAAAggtatttttatctttgtaatttatttattataatttaaaatacataacttaaaaattttgaataaataatttacataatttaaaatttaaaataattttaataaataatattttaaagtaaataatttaaaataattttatttattataatttaaaataaaaaatacctaaatatataagattaataaatgaataatttattataattttaaattatttatatataatttaaatattaaaatagttaatattttaaattaaataatttatttatttattttaattttaaataaatacaaaatatcatattcatatattttaaattaataaaaaataaattttaagttactatttttaaaatattttaaacattaacttattaaaaaaattaattaagaatgtcctattatatcaattaatatttttaaattaattaaactgttaattttatcaaatgttTCAATTAGTTTATCAACTATCAATTATAAGCCAAATTTTAGGAATTGATTTATGGTGGATTGAGTAAAAGTTTAGGCCGTTGAACTTTGAATATCACCTTATAAGACTATTTTGAGTGAAAAAAGTAGCTTGAGTGATGAAGAAAATGACAGAGATATTGCTATgaaattaatacatttaaagcAATATGTTTCATCGATCAAGTTAATTAAGAGAATTAGGCCATATACAATAATATTatgtatttatgtattttgattttaacaTTACACTGTCGGGTATGTTTAGGATGTGTAATTGTATAGGGCTCTAAATTTTTAGAAATGAAGATGAAACTCAACACTCTCAAAAACTAGAGCATCATGTGTAAGAAAAGATTgctagtaaagaaaaaaattatttgatattccTAAAACACTATATCTGAACAATCATACGTTCGTTTCTCATTACAATTTTAAGAGCTACATAAGATGAATGTCAATATTGTgttttttaatgacaacaatAATGAAGCAACAATATGAAACCAAAGAAAACTTTAAGTCAATAGACacaaagtaaattatttttatattaatgtaaTCGATTTGTGAGTTCGTGAATAAACCTCACTAGTGATATAACAAAGTCTCATTAGGAAATTATgtcatttgatttttaaattactatTGTAGAGACTTGTAGATATTACAAGGTTACTGGGAGTAATTTTATATTCCTAGTTTAATGTGttgtttttcttcaattattacaaaagaGTTATATCaataaagtaaatattaaaaacaaaagacAAGAACCTAGGAGATGCCTCAATttaaattatactatttaaGTCTCAATTTTTGTTCATTAAAAAACCTATAAATTGTAGAAATTAAGTATTTTCATATGCTTTAGTTGTGATGAGTTTTATGTATGATCTTATCCTTGAGTTTGATTGAAATTTAAGATTATTCAACAGACTCACATTGTTTGGAATTGAAAAGGAAGAGGAAAACCAAAACTATCTATATGGCTCTCTAGTTCTTTATTATAAATTGCATCAAtcagaaatattttaaattattattatttttttatgctcTTGTCTTAATTTGTTGTGATttgtagttcaaatattttctttgaaaattgTGGATGTACCTGAGGTCATATGGTTGTTTGAGGAAATTCTATGGATTGTAACAAGAATTTATGCTCACAAATTAAAGATCTTACAATTTGGAAATTAGGGCATGTAACGAAGCAGTGTTTACAGTCCATTAGCCCATGACCTCCAATTAGTGAAGGGtcccatttatatatataatataacaaaatgagagtgtatttttttttgttaaatatattttagtcccTACAAAATTAGGACCTTTCAagtttagtctttaaaaattatttatttacttttagatattttaattttatagagacttgTTTGAGAGACTAAAAGTATCAAtgtcttacaaaaaaaaata contains:
- the LOC101504433 gene encoding ascorbate transporter, chloroplastic-like gives rise to the protein MAMSGLISNRNFTSFVPSGNSYKSQKDRSLQRGGISVSGVSVTRYGGRIGKDHLSRCQNAMQSHIDSTLEEKVPKQIQTFYSKREHFFPVSRQFSRRSDFKLKACKKSQSSYLSSAPFSSSNVEQFGLSKRKHPQREVGKANKFRVSYKSEEYDIAKPKIDRLQSSEGTGEAILLEGNLHQISPWWQQFPKRWVIVLLCFTAFLLCNMDRVNMSIAILPMSQEFNWNSATVGLIQSSFFWGYLLTQIVGGIWADKVGGKLVLGFGVVWWSIATILTPIAAKLGLPYLLVMRAFMGIGEGVAMPAMNNILSKWVPVSERSRSLALVYSGMYLGSVTGLAFSPFLIHKFGWPSVFYSFGSLGSIWFALWLRKAYSTPKEDPDLGVEEKRLILGGSVSKEPVSVIPWKLILSKPPVWALIVSHFCHNWGTFILLTWMPTYYNQVLKFNLTESGLLCVLPWLTMAIFANIGGWIADTLVSKGLSITTVRKIMQSIGFLGPAFFLTLLSHVRTPAMAVLCMSCSQGCDAFSQSGLYSNHQDIGPRYAGVLLGLSNTAGVLAGVFGTAATGYILQRGSWNDVFKVSVVLYIIGTLVWNIFSTGEKILD
- the LOC101504119 gene encoding cytochrome P450 86A8, with product METCTALLLLTAITAYLLWFTFISRSLRGPRVWPLLGSLPGLIENCERMHDWISDNLRACGGTYQTCICAIPFLAKKQGLVTVTCDPRNLEHILKTRFDNYPKGPTWQAVFHDLLGDGIFNSDGNTWLFQRKTAALEFTTRTLRQAMARWVSRAIKDRLCTILKKAEVHGEPVDLQDVMLRLTFDNICGLAFGRDPQTCATGLPENCFASAFDRATEATLQRFIFPEVMWKVKKWLGLGMEVGLSRSLAFVDEHLSSVIEKRKVELMSQQKDGTLHDDLLTRFMRKKESYSDKFLQQVALNFILAGRDTSSVALSWFFWLVIQNPRVEEKILTEICMVLMETRGADMEKWTDEPLGFEEVDRLVYLKAALSETLRLYPSVPEDSKHVVNDDVLPDGTFVPAGSSVTYSIYSAGRLKSTWGEDCMEFRPERWLSLDGTKFIMHDSFKFVAFNAGPRICLGKDLAYLQMKSIAAAVLLRHRLAVVPGHQVEQKMSLTLFMKNGLRVNVYNRDLKGVLANIQKEKEGEIQGKVSNDLKCNGS